The following are from one region of the Microtus pennsylvanicus isolate mMicPen1 chromosome 15, mMicPen1.hap1, whole genome shotgun sequence genome:
- the LOC142835738 gene encoding olfactory receptor 4K5-like — translation MDKINGSVVSEFVLLGLSGSQELQLFFFVFFSALYIAIVLGNLLIIIAVTSDSSLHSPMYFLLGNLSFFDICQASFATPKMIADFLSEHKTISFSGCIAQIFFIHLFTGGEMVLLVSMAYDRYVAICKPLHYTIIMNRSVCTALVMISWAVGLVHTLSQLSFTVNLAFCGPNEVDSFFCDLPRVVKLACIDSYITEILIVVNSGILSLSTFSLLVSSYAIIFVTVWLKSSAAMAKAFSTLAAHIMVVVLFFGPCIFIYVWPFTTYPVDKILAIFYTVFTPILNPIIYTLRNRDMKAVMGKIGARYLRPPKISAMPLVARISFH, via the coding sequence ATGGATAAGATCAATGGTTCAGTGGTGTCTGAGTTTGTGCTGCTTGGGCTCTCTGGTTCTCAGGAGCTtcagcttttcttctttgttttcttctctgcacTGTACATTGCCATTGTCTTAGGAAACCTCCTCATCATCATAGCTGTGACTTCTGACAGCAGTCTGCACTCCCCCATGTATTTCCTCCTGGGAAACCTCTCCTTTTTTGACATTTGCCAGGCTTCTTTTGCCACACCTAAAATGATTGCAGACTTTCTGAGTGAACACAAGACTATATCCTTCAGTGGCTGTATAGCTcaaatttttttcattcatctctTTACAGGAGGGGAGATGGTACTGCTGGTCTCCATGGCCtatgacagatatgtggccatatgtAAGCCTCTACATTATACGATCATCATGAACAGAAGTGTATGCACTGCCTTGGTAATGATTTCCTGGGCTGTGGGCTTAGTGCACACACTGAGCCAGTTGTCATTTACAGTTAACCTGGCATTCTGTGGACCCAATGAAGTAGACAGCTTTTTTTGTGACCTTCCTAGAGTAGTCAAACTTGCTTGCATTGACTCATACATCACTGAAATACTAATTGTGGTAAACAGTGGGATTCTTTCCTTAAGCACTTTCTCTCTGTTGGTGAGTTCTTATGCCATAATTTTTGTCACTGTTTGGCTCAAATCTTCTGCTGCCATGGCCAAGGCATTTTCTACACTGGCTGCTCACATCATGGTAGTAGTACTGTTCTTTGGGCCTTGCATCTTCATCTATGTGTGGCCCTTTACTACCTATCCTGTGGATAAAATTCTTGCTATATTTTATACAGTTTTCACTCCCATCCTAAATCCCATTATTTACACACTAAGGAATAGAGATATGAAGGCTGTCATGGGGAAAATTGGAGCTCGTTATTTAAGACCACCCAAAATTTCTGCCATGCCATTAGTAGCAAGGATTTCCTTTCATTAG